One genomic window of Medicago truncatula cultivar Jemalong A17 chromosome 1, MtrunA17r5.0-ANR, whole genome shotgun sequence includes the following:
- the LOC11429296 gene encoding casein kinase 1-like protein 10 — protein MMDLVIGGKFKLGRKIGSGSFGEIYLGVNVQTQEEVAVKLEPVKTKHPQLLYESKLYMLLQGGTGIPHIKWSGVEGEYNVMAIDLLGPSLEDLFNYCSRKFSLKTVLMLADQLINRVEYMHSRGFLHRDIKPDNFLMGLGRKANQVYIIDYGLAKKYRDLQTHKHIPYRENKNLTGTARYASVNTHLGVEQSRRDDLESLGYVLMYFLRGSLPWQGMKAGTKKQKYDKISEKKMLTPIEVLCKSHPTEFTSYFHYCRSLRFEDKPDYSYLKRLFRDLFIREGYQFDYVFDWTILKYPQIGSSSRTRPSVKPVLNPGPSGERLERPSVGQEIRDRLSGAVGAFSRRNGSAQGLQHRSLDNMPSSKDVQPDSDRARSSTRNGSASKRPMISSSRPSSSGEPSESRSSRLISSSSRLSTTQRVQPGLESKSSFTRTAGTRGGRDDTLKSFELLSIGTGKRK, from the exons ATGATGGATCTTGTTATTGGTGGAAAATTCAAACTTGGGAGGAAAATTGGAAGTGGGTCATTTGGAGAAATTTATTTGG GTGTTAATGTGCAAACTCAAGAGGAAGTGGCTGTTAAGCTG GAACCTGTGAAGACAAAGCATCCTCAACTTCTGTACGAGTCCAAATTGTATATGCTTCTTCAAGGAGGAA CTGGAATACCGCATATAAAGTGGTCTGGAGTTGAGGGTGAGTACAATGTCATGGCCATTGACCTTCTTGGACCCAGTCTCGAAGACTTATTTAACTACTGTAGTAGAAAATTCTCTCTTAAGACAGTGTTGATGCTTGCTGATCAACTA ATAAACAGAGTAGAGTATATGCACTCTCGGGGTTTTCTGCATCGTGATATAAAGCCCGACAATTTTCTGATGGGTTTAGGCCGCAAGGCAAATCAG GTATACATTATTGACTACGGCCTTGCAAAAAAGTATCGTGATCTTCAGACACATAAGCATATACCATACAG gGAAAACAAGAATCTCACTGGAACTGCTCGATATGCAAGTGTTAACACTCACCTTGGAGTTG AACAAAGCAGAAGAGATGATCTAGAATCACTTGGTTATGTACTAATGTACTTTTTGAGAGGAAG TCTTCCATGGCAAGGAATGAAAGCTGGCACTAAAAAGCAGAAATATGACAAGATAAGTGAAAAGAAAATGCTTACTCCAATAGAG GTATTGTGCAAGTCACATCCAACAGAATTCACATCATATTTCCACTATTGCCGATCATTGCGGTTTGAAGATAAACCCGATTATTCATATCTTAAGAGACTCTTCCGGGACCTATTCATTCGAGAAG GTTATCAGTTTGACTATGTATTTGATTGGACTATATTGAAGTATCCACAAATTGGATCCAGTTCTAGAACACGG CCAAGTGTGAAACCAGTCTTAAACCCAGGACCATCTGGAGAGCGATTAGAACGGCCTTCAG TCGGACAAGAAATTCGAGATAGATTATCAGGTGCAGTGGGGGCATTTTCAAGAAGGAATGGCTCTGCGCAAGGACTGCAGCATAGGTCTCTAGATAATATGCCGTCTTCCAAAGACGTG CAACCTGATTCTGATAGGGCTCGAAGTTCTACTCGTAATGGCAGTGCTTCAAAAAGGCCTATGATATCAAGCAGCAGACCAAGCTCTTCTGGGGAACCTAGTGAAAGCCGGTCTAGTCGATTGATCTCAAGCAGTAGTCGTCTATCGACTACTCAGAGGGTTCAACCAGGTCTTGAATCAAAATCATCCTTCACCCGTACCGCAGGGACACGAGGTGGTCGCGATGATACACTCAAGAGTTTTGAGCTCCTGTCAATTGGTACAGGGAAAAGGAAATGA